A genomic stretch from Kwoniella europaea PYCC6329 chromosome 2, complete sequence includes:
- a CDS encoding protein disulfide-isomerase domain — translation MRIPQFLLSALTLTLALGGASGASIEERDDFELRQLTDDNFRSETARGVWLVEHFSPKCSHCRAFAPTWTQMAKDKQHLERLSGFHMAQVNCLAQGDLCNANGIKFYPQLMLYVDGEAKPHYTGDRSYGDLEKFINEKVDEYSQKHSVAGKEDDEGVSTGGRPNPDGQVVEIDEKQFEEYKEQGPVMVEFYAPWCGHCKKLRPTYEKLAEAMKGKLNIVAVDCEQHKGFCKNAGIQGYPTIRMYHHGTRTDHNGSRSLDKLKAFAEKAVQVTTLQSIKFEEFDSIVKSDEAFFLYLQNYDTTVADVKSVKSALEPLLGAVPAYTSSDPQFYQQLSVANPPPTSVLFAFSSYSSRPVGSLSFPASEDSLKRFIQLHKFPTLVELTGSNYNAIMSSDSRAMVVLGALHKGDEGQKEKKKLAEVAKAWKRGGRPFSQPVWFVWVDGEKWSGWLKQQYTIKKSQLPSAVVIDTPQNEYYDTTIEGTEITFDGASIFSVLEGVYQHFLRPKRIESTLEWGSRSAAATLINFGQMSVDHPLLALVLLVGAVGLFVGLLQKCNGRDMKDNGTPVGGPRLD, via the exons ATGCGAATACCTCAATTTCTCCTCtcagctttgactttgactttggctCTCGGCGGCGCGTCAGGAGCATCGATAGAGGAACGAGATGACTTTGAACTTCGTCAGTTGACAGATGACAACTTCCGATCAGAGACGGCTCGAGGCGTATG GCTTGTCGAGCATTTTTCTCCGAAAT GTTCTCACTGTAGAGCTTTCGCACCGACTTGGACCCAGATGGCCAAGGACAAACAGCATCTGGAGAGATTATCAGGATTCCATATGGCTCAGGTGAACTGCTTAGCTCAAGGGGATCTGTGTAATGCAAATGGTATCAAGTTCT ATCCTCAATTGATGCTATACGTTGATGGGGAAGCGAAGCCACATTATACTGGCGATAGATCATACGGAGATTTAGAGAAATTCATCAATGAGAAAGTGGACGAATATTCTCAGAAACATTCAGTGGCTGgaaaggaggatgatgaaggggtaTCGACCGGTGGTAGACCGAATCCTGATGGACAGGTAGTAGAGATCGACGAGAAGCAGTTCGAAGAGTACAAAGAGCAAGGGCCTGTCATGGTAGAGTTCTATGCTCCTTGGTGTGGACA CTGTAAAAAGCTCAGACCTA CCTACGAAAAACTGGCTGAAGCGATGAAGGGAAAGCTCAACATAGTTGCTGTTGATTGTGAGCAACATAAAGGCTTTTGCAAAAATGCTGGAATACAAGGATACCCGACCATTCGAAT GTATCACCACGGTACAAGAACAGATCATAATGGATCTAGATCTCTGGATAAACTCAAAGCATTCGCTGAGAAGGCAGTACAAGT AACGACTTTACAGTCCATCAAATTCGAAGAGTTCGATTCTATAGTCAAATCTGATGAAGCTTTCTTCCTATATCTTCAGAATTACGATACTACCGTAGCCGATGTG AAATCCGTTAAATCGGCTCTTGAACCACTTCTTGGTGCTGTACCAGCTTATACCTCGTCCGATCCCCAATTCTACCAACAACTATCGGTAGCCAACCCACCTCCTACATCAGTCTTATTCGCATTCTCTTCCTACTCTTCGCGTCCGGTCGGATCATTATCCTTCCCAGCATCTGAAGATAGCTTGAAACGGTTCATACAATTACATAAATTCCCTACGCTAGTCGAATTGACAGGTAGCAACTATAATGCTATAATGAGTTCCGATTCTCGAGCTATGGTGGTTTTAGGCGCTCTGCATAAAGGAGACGAAGGtcagaaggagaaaaagaaattGGCAGAAGTGGCTAAAGCTTGGAAAAGAGGTGGTAGACCTTTCTCACAACCTGTTTGGTTCGTTTGGGTAGATGGTGAGAAATGGAGTGGTTGGTTGAAGCAGCAATATAC TATCAAGAAATCTCAACTGCCATCTGCTGTTGTCATCGATACTCCT CAAAATGAGTATTACGATACCACGATAGAAGGGACTGAGATCACCTTTGACGGAGCAAGTATATTCTCAGTACTGGAAGGAGTATACCAGCACTTCCTTCGACCAAAGAGGATAGAATCAACCTTGGAATGGGGATCAAGAAGTGCTGCTGCgactttgatcaatttcggA CAAATGAGTGTGGATCATCCATTACTCGCCCTCGTTTTGCTTGTAGGGGCAGTCGGACTGTTTGTCGGCTTGTTGCAGAAATGCAATGGCAGGGATATGAAGGATAATGGCACACCTGTGGGAGGACCCAGGTTGGATTAA